TTTGGCCAAACTAATTATGGCATCTAATCTCGATGCAACGAATAGCAAAATTACTTTCCATTGAAAAGTAAACATGGACTAAAGTGGCCGACAGTGTAGCAAATCCGAGACCGTAGGTTAGAGCAAACATGGTGCTCAGATGTAACTTACCAGCTTTTTTATAAGCAGCCTTATCGAGATTGAAGTTCGAATTGATTATAGCTTTAGTGTTGCATATGTTCTTGGCATTGTAAAGATTTGACCAATAACCGAGCGATACCTTCACATACATCACAAAGAAGAAACCTACTGCAACGTTGGCCGAAGTAAACCATGGACTCACAAGAGGGCTTCCAAGGTAAGATGATATTGTTGACCAATCAAATCCTAATTAGGCCCCAATTCCAAGGCCGTGTAAATCCGAGCCTAGTTGCACAGACGGACTTAGGCGAAAGCCAACAAACCCAAGAAAAGGATGTCAACATCTTAAAGAAATACCCTGGGAAAAGGTAGTAGCAAAAGCTGCAGGCTAAAACTATCAGGAAATATTGTGTTCTGCTTATGGAACCCTTGGGTCTCTTCTCCTTGTCAAAGAAGAAGACATGGAATTACTCATTTGTAAAGATTATTGCTCATAAGGGAGTGGAGTAAGATAGACCAGCGTACAGAATTTGTACAAAATTGTGAAGCTATAAATAGCTGAAGAGTGAAATCTGGACTAAATTACTCGGCCACCACCTCTCTCCTGGTTCAACTAAATGTTTCCGAGAGATTCCAGCCCAGCCGAATCCTACAACTGTTTTTCAGTCGATTAAAGTTCTATGAAATCAGGAATCCAATGTAATTACAGGAATCAACTTTTATCAGAGTTAAGATAGTTTTCCTATTTTAATCTATTTCTTCAAGAGAAACCAAATCTATATCAGCTAATCTGCGAGTAGCTTCTAGGTTCTAGCGAGTGGGCTCTGTGCATATCAACTTGTAAGCATGTCAGTTAAAAGGAAGAAATGCAAAGAACCTTTAAATGATTATAACTGAAAACCGTAAGAGAAatcgaaaataaattcatagTCATACAGTATTTTCACCCAAAGTTCCGTTGTGAAACACAAAATTATCGTTACATTCTCCTCTGCAGCTTCATCGTCACATTCTGAAATAAGAAGGATGTATAGGAATACAAAATGTTTACTTGGATGTTCCACACAGAACAGTGTATACTCACATTGATAATGAAAAACAAAACCTCATATTTAAATTGCATTACATACTTTTCTTTCAGAAAACACTATGCAGACACCTTACACTAATGTAAAAAACCATATATTCTTGATTCAACTGACAAAAAATTCGGGGGAGGGAGGTGAAAAATACCCGAGTTGTCATCATGAGAAAAAAGGCTGGAATAAAACCCATACTCTTCTTATAATTAAGCTTGACAGCACTCGAGATATGAGTAGCATAAACAGATCCGCACCAGTATTGGCAAACACGGTGATCATGACATGTTCTTTAATACTAAATGGCCCTGGATTCGGTGTGCACTCAAACCTCGTACTCTTCAAGAACACACGTTTGGTGACAGTTTTGGCCATCAAATGGCCCAATGGCACAACAGCAATCTGTGCAGAAGTCGAAGTGACAGTGAGTGGCTCAGTCCTGTACCAGAAAAACTGGTTCACAAACGATAACAGGAGGCATGCAATAATTCCAAGAAACTACATTCTGAACGTATACACTGGCATGCTATGATCATCGGTTTTCAGTACCATCAGGTCGACTTGTTTTATGGGACACCCTTCAATATCCATAGATAATTCTTCTTCGATCTCAGCCATGAATCAAATTCATGTAtgtattacaatttttttggaAACAAAATTTACTCCGTTTTACATTTTGTATACAAACTTTGTAGGAGTGAATGAAAATTATGttgttttttgttatatataccAATGTTGTGTGGTAAAGATAAAGAATTCTACCAAGATTATGGTGAAGATACAGAATCCCATCCGAATATGGCAAGTGTTTTAGTATAACCGAAATCTTTAAAAATCTCAGTTCCAGTTACGGTAACAATGTAATCTGAATTCAAGATTCTGTATTAATGAGatgataatataaaaataatatcataaaaacgaATGCATGTTGTCCTGTTTCACTGGGTTCTTTCTAACGCAGTAATCCACAGTTTACTGTAATCGGATAAAGGAAAACTCGACTACTCTAAAtacttttttcaaaatttatgcaGATTAACAGAGCCCGATTAATTCACTTTTGACTACATTTCATACggtacattaaaaaaatttatcaatgaAATTAATGACAAGATTTTCCTTTCTATCCAATCTAGAAAATATTATGAAGATTcgataagaaaatatttgacATTCTACAAAATCCCCTTGTGATAATAACAAAAGGTCGTGGAAATACATAAAATCGGGGTATTCTTAATAAATAATCTACGTACAAAATATAGTTCTCCAGAGAATATCAAAATTCTTTCAAGGCAGGCAATCCTACTTTGGACCACTGCAGAAACCGAGATAAAAGGTCCAAAGTTTCGGAACCCATACAAGCAGACTTCATACACTgccataaataaaatatccgttAAATACAAAAGTTTGAACACAAAAAATTTGTGACACAAATCTCCGATCCAACCCgaaccataaaaaatattattttttatattgaaaataCTACTTTTCAAAGTAAATATAAACTAGATGAACCTATCTCACAAATCTGTGTGAGTATCTCCAAAGATATTTACTCAAATTTGAATTAGGAATTTGTCAAAAATATAAATTGGGTGATTTGAATTGGTAGCAGTCACGATTGACACAATTCATCACAGATTTGCCCATTTTTGCTCAACAGATTAATTTATATTCAATGTTTCATTATACAGATATGATTTATAGttccaaaatataataataataacaatgtAACACATTCAGTCCAGATAATTAAGTATTTCTAAAGTTGGCGTTTGAATAGAGAATTAAGGGATCCGAAATATTAGAGGTTTGAACTCATGGACTCCCACAATGGCCATCTATCTATGTGACACCGTTGAGGTGACGTCCATCGGTTAGATGTATAATTTCATCACATTCAATATATGAACGTCACCTCATCGTTATTACATATGTGTCCATAGTAGGTGTCAAGTAGATCAAttctatgtgtgtgtgtgtgatctCTTAAACACCCACTATGAACACTTATGTGTATACCGTTGAAGTGATGTTAATATATTGGATCTATAATTCCAATACatccaatatatataattactaGTCGGTTCGATGCAACTCTTGGATTGTTCCAATGACTATAAGAAGTCGTGAGAAAATGCAGGCAATGTGAGAGATACATTACAATGGATGAATAGTTTGAATAGTGTCCTAAGGGGTAgatatatacacacacagagTGACGGGAGTAAAAGTACAGTGTGAGAAATTGTGTGAATCGAGACAAATGCATCCAACCAATACACTACATACAAATATACACAAAGGTCATCACCCCGAAGTACAATTATAAACGATTCCTGGTTCGGTCACAAAGAATAGCCATGCTTAACAATAATGAcatgagatatatatatatatagacacacacacatttgATAATTGGGGAGGCCTCGAACACGAGACCTCCTTCCAAAGGGAGGAGGATGCCACTTAGGCCAACAGGCCTGTGGCAAAATAATGACATGATATTGAGTTTCGCCTTCCTTAATCCTCACAGATACATAGTCGCTTTAGAAATCCACAGCACAACTAGTTTGACACCAACACTAGGAGAAAGTAGATGAAAAAAAACTACAGATTATTCAGACTGGCAACAAATAGAGATGGGATCAAAGAACACTGGCCTTCGAGGTAATATAGATGTGTTTTCCAAAGGCTACCAGACATGGAGGCATGTAAAACGGAAACAACGCCATTCTGGGAATGCCTAGTAAAGAAATAGAATCAGACTCTCCTCACTGTAAACTGAGGAAGTTAAACCTCAGGCGAAGTATGCTCGGTGTTCTCTTTTTTTGTATAGCCTCTCCTTGTAGATGAAAAACTGAGCTCTTCCGTTCTCTCAAGTAGTAGATCCTTCTATTcttctttagcaagaaaaaaatCCATCTCCAACGGTTCATTCCTCAAACCATCTCAAAATTACACGGACTCGTTAATTCTATGGtgtttttaaggaaaaaatcgAGACTATGAACAAAGGTAAAGGTTTCGTGGTATAGTACGAGAATGACTCAGCACAAAAGTAAGAAGAATGTGCTGCCTGTTCATGTACATTTGAAGGGAGTTTTGAGAAGCCAGTGACCTTTCCAAGAGATTTTGATATCGATTGCACAAAATATGCCTATCCAACAATTCGCCAATCTTCAACATTGTTTTTAGACCACTCTGCCAACAGCCCCGATAGGTTATTCCACTACTCAACACAGGATTTCAATATCCAAAGTCTAAGCCATAAAAATAAGGTCCTTGATCCTTTACTTGGATGTGAATTTAGAATTAGAACAGATGATGTTCTTAAATAAACAGTTCATGTTAACCAAGTAGGCATTGGAAGTTGCTAACACAAACAGTCGGAAAAATGAAAGCGCTAGAATTTTCAGTAAgttgaaaacattttaaattaatccGAAAAGATGGAAGATTGAGGAGAGGGAATAAACCATTTCAGGTGGATTCTGTGAAGCAAAGCTGAGTGGTGCAATTACAAAAACCACATGATTTTAAATTGTAATAAATCATCTCTTCTGAAGAACTGCAAACTTCGAAGGATATAACAattttatgagaaaaatttACACAGCCTCACAAGAACATTACAGCATCCACTAACTCCTGATTGTTTTACTTAGACTTGAATAATTACCTTAGCGTAAGAAAAACCAGTTCAAGTGAAAATCACAAGCTTCAATATCAGTCAAACGGTAAAGACAAAACGTAAAGGACTCTAGAAAGTAAACAAAGAGAAACAGGTTTATAGGACTTGTGTGAAAACTTGTTTTACTATGGTCTACATACACGGCATGAAGTTATAGAAAATCAGAATCCAATTGGAATATTTAATCTAGTAAAATTATGAAGAGAGTCAATTATAAACAGTAGGTTCTACGCGTTGTTCATCATAGAACCCAACACAGAGATGTATTCAACTCCCAAGATAGTATTCTTTGACATCAAAACACTGGACTTTTCAGCCAAAGGAAAAttctaaaatcattaaaaaaaggTGAAATAAGCTTTGCATTACCACGTTTGACTACAATGAGCTGGATTTTGGGGGTGGGTTTGTAAAGCGAGATAAATATCAGTTCAAAACAAAGGTTATCTATGacacaaacaaaataattatggTTTTTAGTTACGAAATATATTTGCATTCTGGGCATCATTCTGGAGTCTAGTAAATATGCGAGACAGGAAGCTAAAGAACGGAAGGAGAGGCCAAGGGAAACAGTTGCAGTTGCAAATTCATCCCTTTAGTTGACATAAACACATGTCTTAAAGAAAGCATCCAGAGTAATTCCCAACCTTCAAAGCTGCGACACTTATAAAAACGCCCTTACTCGGTCGATCCTACATAGAAGCGTTTTTCCACATTTAGAGTGATTTTGACCATTGTGGATATTCATGAAGACCTAAATGATCCTTAATTATAAGGGTCAAGCGTATGGATAGGTTTATCACCTGTCAAACCACAATCTCAACGTCTTCCACGATACCCACCCCCTGACCTCGCACCGGGATGACGAGCGAATTGTAGCCTTAAGTAACCTGAGTCGCGGTCGAGCTCGTCAAATAGGTAACCTGCAAAATTTAGCTCGCGCATTTTATGGTCGTACCTCTTTCCTCTTTGAATCACAAAGGAAACCAGGACCGTTAAAGATTAGGAAAGGTCATGGGTATAACTTGCCACTTCAGGATTAAAGTTATACGTCGAACACATCGATTTATGAGATTAAACATTTATCATAGTGAGCTAGAAAAAACAGGTTTAATGTGGCATATGCTTGTCTCTTTGGATCTACGAAAAGAGAGTAAACAGGGAATGCCAAATCAGTTATTGACTATTCAATATATCCTTTGAGCAAATCAATATTAAATTCACATTAAAGCCATCATGTTGCTGCACATATTAGCAAATGGAAATCAATAAATTACATTTAGTAAAGATACATTATAAATATATCCCCTACAAGCATTTACTTCATGTATTCCATCAAAAAAGAACGAGAAAATATTCCTAGCATATATTCTCAATGGATTTCAACATCTAAAATAAAGCATAGAAGAATAGTAATCACATAAATGAGGGAACTACTTTTCTTACAGCTACATTGAGTATTTACAAGAGTTGTtccaattttccaaaaattgGATTTACAATTGCCAGGAATTAAGGTTACTTTTTCAACTAATTTAGTAAAAACAGAGgcttaataattataatttcataTAACCCAACAGGCAAGTGTGTTATAGAACGAAAAATAAAATGTTGTTTTTACAAGAAACAACAATCTTCCAAAAAAAACCTCAATTGATATCTTGGAACCTAGCTCATGAGACTTCAAAGTCAAGTCACAAAACCAGATAAGGGTGTCTGATACTTAGGTCTCTGAGCATAAATTTTACAGGCACATTACTATGTTATAACCATGTCAAACATGCCTAATAACAAATCTAAAAGTCAACTACAGAAGGTAACTCAAGGTTGCAACAAAATAAACATGGATGACTAATAGGACTATTTCCTTCCTCGGGAAGAGTAGCAAACTCTTCATTCATCAGGGCATCAAGGGACTGGTAACTCACAACAAAATAATCACGGATGACTAACAGGACTATTTACAGGCACATTACTATGTTATAACACTCAACATAAAACGTAGAAAAAAATGCTGCTGCATAAGCTTCAACTTCCAATTAGATATCTATTTCAGCTAATGGATTATCGAATTGCTCCAGATAGAGAGAGGGAATCACCAACAAAGTCACACAGGTCGTGATGTGATGGTATTTTTGCATCCATGAGGCCAAAGTTGCAAGGTCATTTAGTTTTCTCATCTCAATATATTTTGCTCAATAAAGCAGAAATCCTTTCGGATAGCTGATCTCCTTTTATATGGAAAAAATTGATAGGAAAAAGAAGTATTTTACAGTTCAAAATTGAATTTCAACTCTTAAAAACAGAATTCAGTATTCTGAGTGTTTCCTTCCACAAGTTAAACAGTCAGTGAGAGCaccaagaaaaaaaacaaattcctaCTGATTCTTCAAAAAAACACAACCACGATCGCAAGTCTGGAGGGGATTCGACACAATTCTTAACTATTCGAGTGGAATAATTTAGTAATAATGCAAAAGATGATCATATGTCACCAATATTGACAAAGCTTAGCTTCCACCATCCTTGAGAAAGATTATGAGTGTCTCTCGAGCATAATCTTTCGTATATAAACCATCGACGTCCAACTGAACACCAAATGCACACAAAGAATTATCTGAATTATTGTTCTATCTCTgactttgaaattttattatcatcattaaGTGAAAAAAATTGATTCTCCTATCATAACTGAAAATTAGGGAAACCAGCAACTAAGTTCAGTACTGCATATGCAGATTATGGAATGAAATCTATGTCGTATGCACAGTACAAATTATATCCCTAAGCCCATCCTATATCCAATCCTCCACGGGTAAAAGTAACAATTTGAACTTGCGAACAGTGGCATGCAGATCCGAAGTCTTACATCATACTGCTTGTGCTAATAGATAACTTAAGGACTACTAATGTAATGAACTTCAGTGATCTCAGACCACAAATAAAAGTCTCAAATACCAATTAAGGACGCTTAAAAGAACATGTGAAGCTAAAATAGATCAAACTAATTTACACTGTAAAAATGGTCGGAGAGTAGGAATATGTGCTAAACTCGCCTTTTAGAGCATCCATTGCTGTGGCTGCATGGGCTGGACTttgaaaatcaacaaaacaaagcACCAGAGGGTCACCCCCAGactgtattttatttttcaaaaagataTTACTAGGATGAACACAAAATACAGCATAAATAAAAACCAGTGATAAAAGTCCCTACATTCTTACAAAAAACCAGCGATAAAAGTCCTACATTCTTACATGTCTTGATCCTTTATTCACAAGCCTTACTTCCTTATAGCCGACAAAAGGGCGAAATATATCTGCAAATGTAGGTAAAGGAACAAAACATGAAGGGAAAATGTGAAAACATATGATGAAATATAAAGGATACGAGCCACTTCGCGGCGAGTACAATTTGCAGGCAAACCCTCCACGAAGAGGGTGCCACTAGCATCTGGTGGGAGAGGAATTTTTGACCGCCCTCCAAGTCCCATAGACAGGTCATTTGCAACTACTACTGGGTCTGAACCCCCCATCGGTGAAGTTCGTGGATCATCAAGATGCTGAAGTCCACCAAGTCCAACACTCACCGATCTTCCTGATTCACCGCCATGTGAAATTTGCTGGTACATTGCACAGCTACGTTAAGTTATAACATACATGTAATGAGAGGCACAAAACCTATGTTGCATGGATACGGGTACGAGTATCGTATCGAATACGATACGGATATGGCGAcacatcaaattttgaaaatataagacacgATACGACTATGATACGacaatcattaaaatatatataaatattatatatattcatataaatttaatattgaaaagtaaaaattatagatagagatgtaatatttcattaatcataatatcttaagtacaaaatattaaacGCAAAATCTATCTTAAGCTAGTAAAAAGAAATCAGCGGCAACGGCAGAAAGATAGAAAAAGGGCGACACGATTGAATTGAGAGCCGCTTGAGCAGAAATAGAATGAAAGAGACGGACAAATGTATTTAGGGATTTGAAAGCCCAgctcaatttattttaaattatttttcttttagtccttagaaattttaattttttataattaacccctaaaactttaaaatatttgtaattttgcCCAAACGTATCGGAAAAAAAACGTATCCACGCCGTATCCATGGCGTGTCCTCCCCGCGTCCAAAACGTATCCAACTGGTCAACCCTAAACAAATTCAACGACACGGATTTTGAGGTATACGACACGCGTATCCGCGTGTCGTATCCGTATCCgatacttcaaaaaaaaatttaaggtaTCCGTGCTACATAGCACAAAACAAATTCACTCCCACGCATTTTAAAATGAAAGGCAAAATGTATACCGCACTGCGGAGGTAGCGATCATATGATGCATTTATGGAGTCGGTATCTCTAACAATATGTTGTCCACCCCTTTCATCTACACGTGGAAAGTAGCTTGATATGCCAAGGCCACTGGGAATCTCTGCAAATTATGGAAATTCATTATCAACCAACGAGAGCAAACTGTGTAAAACAGGGTCCAATAGCATTAATTGTATAAATTTGGTCTAAAGCGTGTATACTGTATACACAAACACCTCTACTAGATACTCACTGTACCAGATTTTACCCCCTATATCTACTATCGTACAAATTTCAATCCTCTCCTTCTTTAGGTACAATTTCATGAATCTCGAACGAAAATTTGGCAAGTGTTCTGTGGATTTAACTTGCAAAAATAGACAAACTACGTGAAGATATCGATCGTTTGAGTTAAAAGGTCTATTCCAGCATCAGCACACGTAAAGGTCCAAATTTCTTCTACAATAACTCATAATCACTATCCAGCCCCTTAACCTAAAAAACTAGAATCATGCACAACAGCTCATGTTCAGAGCATTGCTGCAAAACCACAGTACAATCAGACAATGTCCTCAATTAATCAATTCCCAATCAACATGCAGAAAACTTTGAAGAACGGTTAAAAATCATTCAGAAACGAAAACCTCGAGTTCGAAATTGCCACACCGGAACGTCTCGAATTGGGTCGAACACCGATTagataaacaaaaatcaaagaCAAAAACTACACCGCTTGTTCTACAATGCATCATTATCAAAACACCCCTATCCAACTAAAAACGTATAATTCGGAAAACCCTTATCCCATATAGACAAACGAAAAAACAAATGTTccagaaacaaaagaaaaaaaaacaaccaTGGTCGAAGCGAGGCCGCTTTGCCAACTGAGAGGCAAGCGTTGCAGATTGCTGCCTGTCGCCGGTGTATCTCCAGTAAGCGTCCGCCATTTGTACCTCGGCAAGTAAAGACAGCAAATTTGTGGAGATGAGAATTAGGGCTTCGGATTGTGGCTAACTAGATACAGCCCCGTTACCCTCCCCTCTGTCCTTTTTATCcgtattatatattatattatattttttatttttattaatataattttcacTTATTTGTCCATTTATTAGGCAACCGCGATTTGTCACatcgaaaattaaaattttattatttttataaatttattcacaaaatcaaaaattattttttattgagtGTCACAAATTAACACATCAATCcacattttttatttgttatctTTATTTATGATCTTTATTTGTTATCTTTATTTATGATcttcatttatataatataatctcATAAATATGTattcaattataaattttattttttatatagttTTGTGTACggaaaattttttatatagttTTGTGTACGgaaaaaaattgatgaaaatattgCAATAAAAATAAACGAACCGTTacatcatataaaaaaacataaaataaaaaaataaaaaataaaaaataaaaaaaaataaaaataaagagcataaaattaaaaataaaaaccataATAGCCCTTAGGGTGggagaaaattaaaattgtaggaaacaaaaaaacaaaggaaaaaagaaaaaaagggaAACCATTagaattaaattcttaaaataatttatgaagagtaggtctctt
The DNA window shown above is from Primulina huaijiensis isolate GDHJ02 chromosome 12, ASM1229523v2, whole genome shotgun sequence and carries:
- the LOC140989647 gene encoding RNA-binding protein 1-like, producing the protein MADAYWRYTGDRQQSATLASQLAKRPRFDHEIPSGLGISSYFPRVDERGGQHIVRDTDSINASYDRYLRSAQISHGGESGRSVSVGLGGLQHLDDPRTSPMGGSDPVVVANDLSMGLGGRSKIPLPPDASGTLFVEGLPANCTRREVAHIFRPFVGYKEVRLVNKGSRHSGGDPLVLCFVDFQSPAHAATAMDALKGYLFDELDRDSGYLRLQFARHPGARSGGGYRGRR